A genome region from Proteus vulgaris includes the following:
- the aphA gene encoding acid phosphatase AphA — translation MRKVTLAFSAIALALSLNGAAMAKVHMPEVVSPGVTVAQLAQQQPIHWVSVADIEKSLAGQAPMAVGFDIDDTVLFSSPGFYRGKLEYSPNDFSYLKNPEFWEKMNNEWDKFSMPKQVGIDLVQMHLKRGDTVYFITGRTQTKTETVTKYVQEGLNIPADKMQPVIFAGDQPGANNKVSWMRDHKLKIYYGDADADIAAADELNIRGIRILRAANSSYQPLPKAGQFGEEVVINSEY, via the coding sequence ATGCGTAAAGTCACGTTAGCTTTTAGTGCAATTGCTTTAGCGTTAAGCTTAAATGGCGCAGCAATGGCAAAAGTTCATATGCCAGAAGTTGTTAGCCCTGGCGTTACCGTTGCACAGCTTGCACAACAACAACCAATTCATTGGGTTTCTGTTGCTGATATTGAAAAAAGCCTTGCAGGTCAAGCACCGATGGCGGTTGGTTTTGATATTGATGACACCGTTCTGTTCTCAAGCCCAGGTTTCTACCGTGGTAAACTAGAATACTCACCAAACGATTTTAGCTACCTGAAAAACCCAGAATTCTGGGAAAAAATGAATAACGAGTGGGATAAATTCAGTATGCCTAAACAAGTCGGTATCGATCTTGTTCAGATGCACTTAAAACGTGGGGATACGGTTTATTTCATTACTGGTCGTACTCAAACTAAAACTGAGACTGTGACCAAATATGTACAAGAAGGCTTAAATATTCCTGCAGATAAAATGCAGCCTGTTATTTTTGCGGGTGACCAACCTGGCGCAAATAACAAAGTAAGCTGGATGCGTGATCACAAACTGAAAATTTACTACGGTGATGCTGATGCCGATATCGCAGCAGCAGATGAACTGAATATTCGTGGTATTCGTATTCTACGTGCCGCTAACTCTTCTTACCAACCACTGCCAAAAGCAGGGCAGTTTGGTGAAGAAGTTGTTATTAATTCAGAATATTAA
- a CDS encoding amino acid aminotransferase, which yields MFEKIIAAPADPILGLADSFRSDPRENKINLGIGVYKDETGKTPVLTTVKKAEKYLLENETTKNYLPISGIPEFGNVTQALLFGEQHPIITEKRARTAQAPGGTGALRIAADFIAQQTTAKRVWISNPTWPNHNNIFQTAGLEICHYDYYDAENHGLDFDGMLASLENAQAGDVVLFHGCCHNPSGIDPTEEQWRQLAALSAEKGWLPVFDFAYQGFARGLEEDAQGLRLFAEKNPELIVASSYSKNFGLYNERVGACTIVTKDSDTAEKAFSQAKAIIRANYSNPPAHGASVVTTILSNPELKEEWIEELTTMRERIQRMRQLLVTTLQEKGAKQDFSFIIDQNGMFSFSGLNKEQVERLRAEYGIYIVGSGRINVAGLTLENMVPLCEAIVAVL from the coding sequence ATGTTTGAGAAAATCATTGCTGCACCAGCCGATCCTATTCTAGGTTTAGCTGATAGTTTCCGTTCTGATCCTCGTGAAAACAAAATTAACTTAGGGATTGGTGTTTACAAGGATGAAACAGGCAAGACCCCTGTTTTAACCACGGTTAAGAAAGCAGAAAAATACCTGTTAGAAAACGAAACCACTAAAAATTACCTTCCTATTAGCGGTATCCCTGAATTTGGCAATGTAACACAAGCACTTCTGTTTGGTGAACAACACCCTATTATCACTGAAAAGCGCGCACGCACAGCACAAGCTCCAGGTGGCACAGGTGCTTTACGTATTGCTGCTGATTTTATTGCTCAGCAAACCACAGCAAAACGCGTTTGGATAAGCAATCCAACTTGGCCTAACCATAATAATATTTTCCAAACAGCAGGTCTTGAGATCTGTCATTACGATTATTATGATGCTGAAAATCATGGGTTAGACTTTGATGGTATGTTAGCAAGCCTTGAAAATGCACAAGCGGGTGATGTTGTTTTGTTCCACGGTTGCTGCCATAACCCAAGTGGTATTGATCCAACAGAAGAGCAATGGCGCCAATTAGCAGCACTATCAGCAGAAAAAGGTTGGTTACCTGTTTTTGACTTTGCATACCAAGGTTTTGCACGTGGTCTTGAAGAAGATGCGCAAGGCTTACGCCTCTTTGCAGAAAAGAACCCGGAGCTTATTGTTGCTAGTTCATATTCTAAAAACTTCGGTCTCTACAATGAACGTGTAGGTGCATGCACGATTGTTACCAAAGACAGTGACACTGCTGAGAAAGCTTTTAGCCAAGCAAAAGCCATTATTCGTGCTAACTACTCTAACCCACCAGCACATGGTGCTTCAGTGGTTACAACTATTCTTTCTAACCCAGAGTTAAAAGAAGAATGGATTGAAGAACTGACAACCATGCGTGAACGTATTCAGCGTATGCGTCAACTGTTAGTCACCACATTGCAAGAAAAAGGTGCTAAGCAAGACTTTAGCTTTATTATTGACCAAAATGGGATGTTTTCATTTAGTGGTTTAAATAAAGAGCAAGTTGAACGTTTACGTGCTGAATACGGTATTTATATCGTAGGTTCAGGGCGTATTAACGTTGCAGGCTTAACCCTTGAGAATATGGTTCCACTGTGCGAAGCCATTGTTGCCGTACTCTAA
- a CDS encoding porin produces MMKRNLLAVVIPALMFAGAANAAEMYNKDGNKVDIYGKVDVRHYFADSDTNSDHESGDASRARIGFKGETQINKDLVGFGRFEYEIKTNTTESENSSKTRFAYAGFKFADYGSLDYGRNYGVIYDTNAWTDVLPLWGGDSMSQSDVYMTGRTTGVLTYRNTDMFGYVDGLNFALQYQGKNNENTNNSSKRIDTAKANGDGFGFSTSYNLGWGVTLGGGYSNSARTNWQEHHSSATGKNAEAWNFGGKFAANNVYLAAMYGESRNMNYYGKGTIANKTQNIELTAQYDFVDLGLKPSLGYVQSKGKDLNNGVGGLKDNDHDLVKYISVGSFYKFNKNMTAVIDYKINLLDKDDFTKAYGVATDNVVGLGLTYQF; encoded by the coding sequence ATGATGAAGCGCAATCTTCTTGCAGTGGTAATCCCAGCTTTAATGTTTGCTGGTGCAGCAAACGCAGCTGAAATGTACAACAAAGACGGCAACAAAGTAGACATCTACGGTAAAGTTGACGTTCGTCATTACTTCGCAGATTCTGATACAAATAGTGATCACGAAAGCGGTGACGCTTCACGTGCTCGTATCGGTTTCAAAGGCGAAACTCAAATCAATAAAGATTTAGTTGGTTTTGGTCGTTTCGAGTATGAAATCAAAACTAATACTACTGAAAGCGAAAACTCATCTAAAACTCGTTTCGCTTACGCTGGTTTTAAATTCGCTGACTACGGCTCATTAGATTATGGTCGTAACTACGGTGTAATTTACGACACCAACGCATGGACAGACGTTCTGCCTTTATGGGGCGGTGACTCAATGTCTCAGTCTGATGTTTATATGACTGGTCGTACTACTGGCGTTCTGACTTACCGTAACACTGATATGTTCGGTTACGTTGATGGCCTGAACTTTGCTCTGCAATACCAAGGCAAAAACAACGAAAACACCAACAATAGCAGCAAACGTATTGATACAGCTAAAGCTAATGGTGACGGTTTCGGTTTCTCTACATCTTACAACTTAGGTTGGGGTGTAACACTGGGTGGTGGTTACTCTAACTCTGCTCGTACTAACTGGCAGGAACACCACAGCAGCGCAACTGGTAAAAATGCAGAAGCATGGAACTTTGGTGGTAAATTCGCAGCTAACAACGTTTATTTAGCGGCTATGTACGGTGAAAGCCGTAACATGAACTACTACGGTAAAGGCACTATCGCTAACAAAACTCAAAACATCGAGTTAACTGCACAATATGACTTTGTTGATTTAGGTCTGAAACCATCTTTAGGTTATGTTCAATCTAAAGGTAAAGATCTGAACAATGGCGTTGGTGGTCTGAAAGACAACGATCATGATTTAGTTAAATATATCTCTGTAGGTTCATTCTACAAATTTAACAAAAACATGACTGCAGTTATTGATTATAAAATCAACCTGTTAGATAAAGATGACTTCACTAAAGCTTACGGCGTTGCAACTGACAACGTAGTTGGTTTAGGTCTGACTTATCAGTTCTAA
- the ldtD gene encoding L,D-transpeptidase, with amino-acid sequence MAHQPIKRAIAYSFVIGTLLSGHYAIATETESATLSAPEAESASLVPVKNDVMPSPAIVAIDAPQLTELAVRTKLQSWLPIGYKPSYLTQLVKMYQANNLALIWQDEKIVQQLQGQIAEVAISGIQPQFGQWLTQLETPELTKEGRDIILSDAFLGYISFVEQVNKSGTSLLYRSAIQALPAPSDNAVIELQQNIQNSTLGSSVISYAPSHPYYTLMKEEVRKQLHSPVVWPEMKGTASLKPNQSSQEVVPLRQILRNLKLIPELAENEQEMATTVYDAPLVAAVKLFQTAHGLEPDGVIGRQTRAWLNITPAQRASIMALNIQRLRLTPAIGNTGIWVNIPDFSLYFYANNELILDSKVIVGRPDRKTPIMSSALNNVVVNPPWNVPTSMTRKDIVPRGKADPSYFSRKGYTIYSGWGSDAYPINPYDIDWQNMSAANFPYRIWQAPGPTNSLGRYKFNMPNSEAIYLHDTPNHSLFAKNMRAISSGCIRVNKASELASILLGDAGWKQDRIDAALKRGSTQYAPIPERIPVYLYYQTAWVAQEDAPQYRADIYGYDKITTNAQPYLENIKKYF; translated from the coding sequence ATGGCGCATCAACCAATTAAAAGAGCAATCGCATATTCATTTGTTATAGGTACACTTCTTTCTGGGCATTATGCAATCGCCACAGAAACAGAGTCGGCAACGTTATCTGCACCCGAAGCAGAAAGCGCATCATTAGTTCCTGTGAAGAACGACGTTATGCCATCACCTGCAATTGTGGCTATAGATGCACCACAACTGACTGAGTTAGCAGTAAGAACAAAACTACAATCATGGCTCCCTATAGGTTATAAACCTTCATATTTAACTCAGCTTGTGAAAATGTACCAAGCGAATAATCTTGCATTAATTTGGCAAGATGAAAAAATAGTCCAGCAATTACAAGGACAAATAGCAGAAGTGGCTATTTCAGGCATTCAACCCCAATTTGGGCAATGGCTAACACAATTAGAAACACCTGAATTAACTAAAGAAGGGCGTGATATTATTTTATCAGATGCTTTTTTAGGTTATATCAGTTTTGTTGAGCAAGTGAATAAATCAGGTACATCTTTACTGTATCGCAGTGCAATACAAGCATTACCCGCTCCTTCTGATAATGCCGTAATTGAATTACAACAAAATATTCAAAATAGCACCTTAGGTAGCTCTGTTATTTCTTATGCCCCATCTCACCCTTATTACACCTTAATGAAAGAGGAAGTGCGAAAGCAGTTACATAGTCCAGTTGTTTGGCCAGAAATGAAAGGAACGGCATCATTAAAGCCAAATCAATCATCACAAGAAGTTGTACCGCTGAGACAAATTTTACGTAATTTAAAATTAATTCCTGAGCTAGCAGAAAATGAGCAGGAAATGGCGACGACTGTTTATGATGCGCCTTTAGTTGCCGCTGTTAAATTATTCCAAACAGCGCATGGGTTAGAGCCAGATGGTGTTATTGGGCGACAAACACGGGCGTGGTTAAATATAACACCTGCACAACGCGCGAGTATAATGGCATTAAATATTCAGCGTCTTCGTCTGACCCCTGCCATTGGCAATACGGGAATTTGGGTTAATATTCCTGACTTCTCACTCTATTTTTATGCTAATAACGAGCTTATTCTCGACTCAAAAGTCATTGTCGGTCGCCCTGATAGAAAAACACCGATTATGAGTAGCGCACTAAATAATGTCGTGGTTAATCCACCTTGGAATGTGCCAACAAGCATGACGCGTAAAGATATTGTGCCTAGAGGCAAAGCTGATCCTAGTTACTTTAGTCGTAAGGGATATACTATTTACTCAGGGTGGGGAAGTGATGCTTATCCTATTAACCCTTACGATATTGATTGGCAAAATATGAGTGCCGCTAATTTCCCTTATCGTATTTGGCAGGCGCCAGGTCCAACAAATTCATTAGGTCGTTATAAATTTAATATGCCAAATTCAGAAGCGATTTATTTACATGACACTCCAAATCACTCACTGTTTGCAAAAAATATGCGAGCAATCAGTTCAGGCTGTATTCGTGTTAATAAAGCCTCTGAACTTGCTTCAATTTTATTGGGTGATGCTGGATGGAAACAAGATAGAATTGATGCGGCACTAAAACGTGGTTCAACACAATATGCGCCAATTCCTGAGCGTATTCCCGTTTATTTATATTATCAAACAGCATGGGTAGCTCAGGAAGATGCACCTCAATATCGTGCAGATATTTATGGTTATGATAAAATCACCACCAATGCACAACCTTATTTAGAGAATATTAAGAAATATTTTTAA
- a CDS encoding YcbK family protein: protein MDIIDSHRRKWLGLGMAAVGLGLLPTHAFASLATPKPKILRFNNLNTGETIKAEFFDGKRYNKHELAKLNHLFRDYRQNKIKTIDPALFDQIYLLQVMLNNNKPVELISGYRSLVTNNNLRHSSSGVAKKSYHTRGQAMDFRLVGTDLAKVRQVALRMKAGGVGYYPKSNFVHIDTGPVRSW from the coding sequence ATGGATATTATTGATTCACATCGCCGTAAATGGCTGGGGCTTGGTATGGCCGCAGTGGGGTTAGGGTTATTGCCTACTCATGCATTTGCTTCATTAGCTACACCTAAACCAAAAATCCTTCGCTTTAATAATTTAAATACTGGTGAAACTATTAAAGCCGAGTTTTTTGATGGAAAACGTTATAATAAACATGAACTTGCTAAATTAAATCACCTTTTTAGAGATTACCGTCAAAATAAAATCAAAACCATTGATCCTGCGCTATTCGACCAAATCTACTTATTGCAAGTGATGCTCAATAACAATAAACCCGTTGAACTTATTTCAGGTTATCGCTCTTTAGTGACAAATAATAATCTGCGCCATAGTAGTAGCGGAGTGGCAAAGAAGAGCTATCACACGCGTGGACAAGCAATGGATTTTCGTTTAGTCGGTACTGATCTTGCCAAAGTACGTCAAGTCGCTTTAAGAATGAAAGCGGGAGGCGTTGGTTACTATCCGAAAAGTAATTTCGTGCATATTGATACAGGACCCGTTCGCTCATGGTAA
- a CDS encoding MBL fold metallo-hydrolase → MMYHIVPVTNYMQNCTLIWCDETKEAAIVDPGGDVERLIAEIEERQLTLTKVLLTHGHFDHIAGTSQIVEHFHVPVYGPHKDDNFLLEELEQQCRMFNFPCGKSFTPDSWLNEGDTVTIGKTISLSVLHCPGHTPGHIIFVNHQNKLISMGDVLFKESIGRTDFPRGNHADLIASIKNKVLPLGDDYLFIPGHGPMSNLGHERQYNPFLQDEMPIW, encoded by the coding sequence ATGATGTATCACATTGTACCTGTGACAAACTATATGCAAAATTGCACCCTTATATGGTGTGATGAAACAAAAGAAGCGGCAATTGTTGATCCTGGTGGCGATGTCGAAAGGCTTATTGCAGAAATCGAAGAACGCCAGTTAACATTAACCAAAGTATTATTAACACACGGACACTTTGACCATATTGCAGGCACCTCTCAGATTGTTGAACATTTTCATGTTCCTGTCTATGGTCCCCATAAAGATGATAATTTCTTATTAGAGGAATTAGAGCAACAGTGCCGTATGTTTAATTTTCCTTGTGGTAAATCATTTACACCAGATAGCTGGTTAAATGAAGGCGATACCGTCACAATAGGTAAAACAATTTCGTTATCTGTATTACATTGCCCAGGGCATACACCGGGACATATTATTTTTGTAAACCATCAAAATAAACTTATCTCTATGGGAGATGTGTTATTCAAAGAAAGCATTGGTCGTACCGATTTTCCGCGTGGAAACCATGCCGATCTTATTGCTTCAATCAAAAATAAAGTCTTACCTTTAGGCGATGATTATCTGTTTATTCCAGGACATGGTCCTATGTCTAATTTAGGGCATGAACGCCAATATAATCCTTTTTTACAAGATGAAATGCCAATCTGGTAA
- the asnS gene encoding asparagine--tRNA ligase, with protein sequence MIVAPVVDVLQGRIAVGEDVTVRGWVRTRRDSKAGISFLTVYDGSCFNPVQAIINNNLPNYQDEVLHLTTGCSVEVTGKIVESPGQGQNFEIHATHVVVVGMVDDPETYPMAAKRHSIEYLREVAHLRPRTNLIGAVARVRHTLAQALHRFFDEQGFFWVSTPLITAADTEGAGEMFRVSTLDMNNLPRTDKGDVDFSEDFFGREAFLTVSGQLNGETYASALSKVYTFGPTFRAENSNTSRHLAEFWMVEPEVAFADLNDIAALAEKMLKYTFAAVLAERKDDMEFFAQRVDKDAITRLENFITSDFAQIDYTDAVTVLENCGEKFENPVYWGVDLSSEHERYLAEKHFKAPVVVKNYPKDIKAFYMRMNEDGKTVAAMDVLAPGIGEIIGGSQREERLDMFDKRLDEMGMSKEDYWWYRDLRRYGTVPHSGFGLGFERLVAYVTGVANVREVIPFPRTPRNADF encoded by the coding sequence ATGATCGTTGCGCCTGTAGTCGACGTACTGCAAGGCCGTATCGCGGTTGGCGAAGACGTCACCGTTCGCGGTTGGGTACGTACAAGAAGAGATTCAAAAGCTGGTATCTCATTCCTTACCGTCTATGACGGTTCCTGCTTTAATCCAGTACAGGCCATCATTAATAATAATTTACCGAATTATCAAGATGAAGTGCTGCACTTAACCACAGGCTGTTCTGTGGAAGTCACCGGTAAAATTGTTGAATCTCCGGGCCAGGGACAGAACTTTGAAATTCATGCCACCCATGTTGTTGTGGTAGGAATGGTCGATGATCCGGAAACTTATCCGATGGCCGCCAAACGTCATAGTATTGAGTACCTACGTGAAGTTGCTCACCTTCGTCCTCGTACTAACTTAATTGGTGCAGTTGCTCGTGTTCGTCACACATTAGCACAAGCACTACATCGTTTCTTCGATGAACAAGGCTTCTTCTGGGTTTCTACGCCACTGATTACAGCGGCTGATACCGAAGGTGCAGGTGAGATGTTCCGTGTCTCTACACTTGATATGAACAACCTACCACGCACAGATAAAGGCGACGTTGATTTTAGTGAAGACTTTTTTGGCCGCGAAGCGTTTTTAACGGTTTCTGGTCAGCTAAATGGTGAAACTTACGCCTCTGCATTAAGCAAAGTGTATACTTTCGGTCCAACCTTCCGAGCTGAAAACTCAAATACCAGTCGTCATCTCGCTGAATTTTGGATGGTAGAGCCTGAAGTCGCATTTGCTGATCTTAACGATATCGCAGCCCTTGCTGAAAAAATGCTGAAATACACCTTTGCAGCCGTATTAGCAGAGCGTAAAGATGATATGGAATTCTTTGCACAACGTGTCGATAAAGACGCAATTACACGCTTAGAGAACTTTATCACCTCTGACTTTGCTCAAATCGATTATACCGATGCGGTCACTGTGCTTGAAAACTGTGGTGAGAAATTTGAAAACCCTGTTTATTGGGGTGTTGACCTCTCTTCTGAGCATGAGCGTTATCTTGCAGAGAAACACTTTAAAGCACCTGTTGTGGTGAAAAACTATCCGAAAGACATTAAAGCATTTTATATGCGTATGAATGAAGATGGTAAAACAGTTGCAGCAATGGACGTGTTAGCACCAGGCATCGGTGAAATCATCGGTGGTTCTCAGCGTGAAGAGCGTTTAGATATGTTTGATAAACGTTTAGACGAAATGGGAATGAGTAAAGAAGACTACTGGTGGTATCGCGACCTACGTCGTTATGGCACTGTACCCCATTCAGGATTTGGTTTAGGTTTTGAACGTTTAGTTGCTTATGTGACCGGCGTTGCAAACGTTCGTGAAGTTATTCCATTCCCACGTACACCAAGAAATGCAGATTTCTAA
- the pncB gene encoding nicotinate phosphoribosyltransferase → MILDATPIITSLLDTDAYKLHMQQAVYHHYSDIPVVAEFRCRSDERLGEYATTLRHQVNMMADLSLTNEEFDYLQSLPFFKNDYLHWFKHFRFKPEQVQISTTPENQLTIRITGPWREVILWEVPLLALVSEIVHRVRSPQITPDDAVNQLRKLIDIFYHDAAEQQIDLADFKLMDFGTRRRFSYDVQRAIVDELKNHFPYLIGTSNYHLAERMQLAPVGTQAHEWFQAHQQISPELANSQRAALQSWLDEYPDQLGIALTDCITMDAFLRDFDKTFAESYQGLRHDSGDPIEWGEKAIAHYEKLGIDPMSKVLVFSDSLDFQKALVLYKHFHKRIRLIFGIGTRLTCNIPEITPLNIVIKLVECNGKPVAKLSDSPGKTICDDNDFVDKLRKAFDVPLVKQAC, encoded by the coding sequence ATGATTTTAGACGCTACACCGATTATTACATCACTGTTGGATACCGATGCATATAAGCTCCACATGCAACAAGCGGTTTACCACCATTATAGTGATATTCCTGTCGTTGCTGAGTTCCGCTGCCGGAGTGATGAACGTCTAGGTGAATATGCAACAACCTTACGCCATCAAGTTAACATGATGGCAGACTTGTCATTAACGAATGAAGAGTTTGACTATCTTCAGAGTCTCCCCTTTTTCAAAAATGACTATCTGCACTGGTTTAAGCATTTTCGCTTTAAACCAGAACAAGTCCAAATTTCAACAACACCTGAAAACCAACTGACGATCAGAATAACGGGGCCTTGGCGCGAAGTCATTCTATGGGAAGTTCCTTTGTTGGCTTTAGTGAGTGAAATTGTACATCGTGTTCGCTCTCCTCAAATCACGCCTGATGATGCAGTTAATCAACTACGTAAGCTAATTGATATCTTCTATCATGATGCAGCAGAGCAACAGATTGACTTAGCTGATTTTAAATTGATGGATTTTGGTACTCGTCGCCGTTTCTCTTATGATGTACAGCGCGCCATTGTGGATGAGCTGAAAAATCATTTCCCTTATCTTATTGGTACAAGTAACTACCATTTAGCTGAACGTATGCAATTAGCCCCAGTAGGAACACAGGCTCACGAGTGGTTTCAAGCTCATCAGCAGATTAGCCCTGAGCTAGCAAATAGCCAACGCGCAGCCTTGCAATCTTGGTTAGATGAATATCCAGACCAATTAGGTATTGCATTAACAGATTGCATTACAATGGATGCGTTTTTGCGTGATTTTGATAAAACCTTTGCCGAAAGTTACCAAGGTTTACGTCACGACTCTGGCGATCCGATTGAATGGGGTGAAAAAGCGATCGCGCATTATGAAAAATTGGGTATTGATCCAATGAGTAAGGTATTAGTCTTTTCTGATAGCCTCGATTTTCAAAAAGCACTCGTACTTTATAAGCATTTCCATAAGCGTATTCGTCTAATTTTTGGTATTGGCACTCGACTCACGTGTAACATTCCTGAAATAACGCCTCTTAATATTGTGATTAAGCTGGTGGAGTGTAATGGTAAACCCGTTGCTAAATTATCAGATAGCCCCGGTAAAACCATTTGTGACGATAATGATTTTGTTGACAAGCTACGTAAAGCCTTTGACGTTCCTCTTGTTAAACAAGCCTGTTAA